One Pseudomonas brassicacearum genomic region harbors:
- a CDS encoding ABC transporter permease, which translates to MKRSTLFVGQLVFTLLVCAFMLVPVLMSLLAGLTRNYFQGVSSGLTFDWLVQVWQDYSPTVWLSLQLALACAVCVCVVGVPAAYALVRMNNRFSRGFEELMVLPVAMPGLASALALLLTYGQYGGFRSSWLFILVGHVLFTLPFLVRPVMAVMQRQQLPVLEEAAASLGAGPLRRFFSVVVPNCRAGILAGVLMVVTLSLGEFNLTWMLHTPMTKTLPVGLADSYASARLEVASAYTLIFLLMIVPLLIALQAISARLSRGEKR; encoded by the coding sequence GTGAAGCGCTCAACGTTGTTTGTCGGGCAATTGGTGTTCACCTTGCTGGTATGCGCCTTCATGTTGGTGCCGGTCTTGATGTCCCTGCTGGCCGGGCTGACGCGCAATTATTTCCAGGGCGTGTCCAGCGGTCTGACGTTCGATTGGCTGGTGCAAGTCTGGCAAGACTATTCGCCCACGGTCTGGCTATCCCTGCAGTTGGCCCTGGCTTGCGCGGTGTGCGTCTGTGTGGTGGGTGTGCCGGCGGCTTACGCGCTGGTGCGGATGAACAATCGCTTCAGCCGCGGGTTCGAGGAGTTGATGGTGCTGCCCGTGGCAATGCCGGGCCTGGCCAGCGCCTTGGCGTTGCTGCTGACTTACGGGCAATACGGCGGGTTCCGCAGCAGCTGGCTATTCATTCTCGTCGGTCATGTGCTGTTCACCCTGCCGTTTCTGGTACGTCCGGTCATGGCCGTGATGCAACGCCAGCAACTGCCCGTCCTGGAAGAAGCCGCGGCCAGCCTTGGCGCCGGGCCACTGCGGCGATTCTTCAGTGTGGTGGTACCCAACTGCAGGGCGGGGATTCTCGCCGGGGTATTAATGGTCGTCACCCTGTCACTGGGCGAGTTCAACCTGACTTGGATGCTTCATACGCCGATGACCAAGACGCTGCCGGTGGGCCTGGCTGACAGTTATGCCTCGGCCAGGCTGGAAGTTGCCAGCGCCTACACCCTCATATTCCTGCTGATGATCGTGCCGCTGCTGATTGCGTTGCAGGCCATCAGCGCCCGCCTTTCCCGTGGAGAAAAACGATGA
- a CDS encoding PAAR-like domain-containing protein, which produces MANEVFANNMEVSCKAADGKSVACFPDVCFTPPQAPPTPLGVPIPYPNTGLAKDTTRGTRTVKISRKEVMLKDKSYFKTSYGDEAGNAPKKGIITSKIKGKVYFTAWSMNVKFEAENVVRNMDLTTHNHGSTSNTLAWPYLDAVAMADPQNPCVKSGDVEKIKAACPPPAKSLSRGAIPGPADNTSPECCEARKCMLVPNSPKTRCSKCGGKTPHHPVPVADLSTPRPINPKTGKLKVRGDAFVPTYDHNKAPCICVEGADHNSRQGPTEKLMQHGRIGRAYVVKRDAMLNGRNDFTYAEISDLSAQAVADETGCDKKCLKAQIDKGHEDLGVGPESGMRRGEVRAPALEKKPKNPAPLI; this is translated from the coding sequence ATGGCCAACGAAGTCTTCGCCAACAATATGGAGGTTTCCTGCAAGGCGGCCGACGGCAAGTCGGTTGCCTGCTTTCCGGATGTCTGCTTCACCCCACCCCAGGCCCCGCCCACCCCGCTGGGGGTGCCGATTCCCTACCCCAATACCGGCTTGGCCAAGGACACCACCAGGGGCACGCGAACGGTGAAGATCAGTCGTAAGGAGGTCATGCTCAAGGATAAGAGCTACTTCAAGACCAGTTATGGGGATGAAGCTGGAAATGCGCCGAAAAAAGGGATCATCACCAGCAAGATCAAAGGAAAGGTCTATTTCACGGCGTGGTCGATGAATGTGAAGTTTGAAGCTGAAAACGTCGTCCGAAATATGGACCTGACCACCCATAACCATGGCTCAACGTCCAACACACTGGCATGGCCCTATCTGGATGCGGTGGCGATGGCAGACCCCCAAAACCCTTGTGTCAAGTCAGGGGACGTGGAAAAAATAAAAGCGGCCTGCCCACCGCCAGCCAAGTCATTGTCACGCGGGGCGATACCCGGCCCGGCCGACAATACAAGCCCCGAGTGTTGTGAAGCCCGTAAGTGCATGCTCGTACCCAACTCGCCAAAAACACGTTGCTCAAAATGTGGGGGAAAGACGCCGCACCACCCGGTTCCAGTAGCGGATTTATCGACGCCCCGCCCCATAAACCCGAAAACCGGCAAGCTGAAAGTCCGTGGTGACGCTTTCGTCCCGACATACGATCACAACAAGGCCCCCTGCATATGCGTAGAAGGCGCTGACCATAACTCCCGTCAAGGCCCGACAGAAAAGCTCATGCAGCATGGACGTATCGGTAGGGCTTACGTGGTAAAACGCGATGCGATGTTGAACGGTCGTAATGACTTCACCTACGCGGAAATCAGTGACCTCTCGGCGCAAGCGGTCGCCGACGAGACGGGCTGCGATAAAAAATGCCTGAAGGCTCAGATTGACAAAGGACACGAAGACCTGGGCGTTGGTCCGGAGTCAGGTATGCGCAGGGGCGAAGTTCGCGCACCCGCCCTCGAAAAAAAGCCGAAGAACCCGGCCCCCTTGATATAG
- a CDS encoding DNA-binding protein: protein MAVGVPETAVFEAADAVLARGERPTVERVRLELGRGSPARVGALLDQWWERLAGRLRGETRLPELPTEVAQAFVDIWQQATTLAQGVVEQGLSAQRQVLDSEREQLAMAQEQIRQDAARARQQAMEATAARQAIEVRLNDLERLLEQRQAQIDDLQHQRGELQQSRSEMQLQVQNLQQELQDAQRQAEQERLSQETYVRGVEERAHREVDRAREESKARLVECRELRRQFDELQRRSEQTRSQLLETQRQAAELQTRAELAAEQGEQQRHSLETRLKEALLALDEVRYTMVAQQARADTLEGQLDQLRTTLQRKSRTRKGAADKSP from the coding sequence ATGGCGGTAGGCGTACCGGAAACGGCGGTGTTCGAAGCGGCGGATGCCGTGTTGGCGCGCGGTGAGCGGCCCACGGTAGAGCGTGTACGCCTGGAGCTGGGTCGCGGCAGCCCTGCACGGGTCGGCGCCTTGCTCGATCAATGGTGGGAACGATTGGCGGGGCGCCTGCGCGGCGAAACGCGGCTGCCCGAGTTACCGACGGAGGTCGCGCAGGCCTTCGTGGACATTTGGCAGCAGGCGACCACATTGGCCCAAGGCGTGGTCGAGCAAGGGCTAAGCGCCCAGCGCCAGGTGCTCGACAGCGAGCGTGAACAGCTGGCGATGGCGCAAGAGCAGATCCGCCAGGACGCGGCCCGCGCTCGCCAGCAAGCTATGGAAGCCACTGCGGCTCGGCAAGCCATCGAAGTGCGCCTCAATGACCTCGAGCGATTACTCGAACAGCGCCAGGCGCAGATCGATGACTTGCAGCACCAGCGCGGCGAGCTGCAACAGTCGCGCAGCGAAATGCAGCTGCAGGTGCAGAACCTGCAGCAGGAACTGCAAGACGCGCAGCGACAGGCTGAACAGGAGCGGCTCTCCCAGGAAACCTATGTGCGTGGCGTGGAAGAGCGGGCCCACCGTGAAGTCGACCGTGCGCGCGAGGAGAGTAAGGCACGCCTGGTCGAGTGCCGCGAGCTGCGGCGCCAGTTCGATGAACTGCAACGCCGATCTGAGCAGACCCGCAGCCAGCTCCTCGAAACGCAACGCCAGGCAGCGGAGCTACAAACGCGCGCCGAGCTGGCAGCAGAGCAGGGCGAGCAGCAACGGCATTCGCTCGAAACGCGTCTGAAAGAGGCCCTGCTCGCCCTCGACGAGGTGCGTTACACGATGGTCGCCCAGCAGGCCCGAGCCGACACCTTGGAGGGGCAACTGGACCAACTGCGCACCACCCTGCAGCGCAAGAGCCGTACCAGGAAGGGCGCAGCCGACAAGTCCCCGTAG
- a CDS encoding TIGR02270 family protein — translation MNNSLSLVVEQHAEEVGFLATLRDYALRAPHYDIEHLDNLDNRLDAHLDGLRIAGQTGLETLLSQLGPHAIGEMFASVVLAFEAGNAQVLSRLSEHLRSATGKAMESTAETERGYLMALGWLDWERIAPWIDRMLAAPAPLFRRLGLAACGMHRHDPGPALLTGLSDADPSVVARAARTAGELRRRDLLPTIRAHRRHQDPATRFWANWATAQMGDEQALEPLREFAEQSGEFQYRACCVLLAWQKREPSIAWIRQLVQNPAQRRIGIQALGLLGDPVSVPWLIQQMSDLPYARVAGEAFSLMTGADLALLDLELKDSPDFDAGPNDDPQDPNVAMDPDEDLPWPDPQAIEVWWQAHGGDFQVGTGYVLGLAQSESSFRQALVRGQQRQRIAAACGVARYRPNEVLFPTSAPARRQKRLLGKPAGLGR, via the coding sequence ATGAACAACTCGCTATCCCTGGTGGTCGAGCAACACGCAGAAGAAGTCGGCTTCCTTGCCACCCTACGCGACTATGCCCTACGCGCTCCGCACTACGACATCGAGCACCTCGACAACCTCGATAACCGCCTCGACGCCCACCTCGACGGCTTGCGAATCGCCGGGCAAACAGGCCTTGAAACGCTGCTGTCCCAACTCGGTCCACACGCCATCGGCGAGATGTTCGCCAGTGTGGTGCTGGCTTTCGAGGCGGGTAACGCGCAGGTGTTGTCGCGGCTCAGCGAGCACTTGCGCAGTGCCACGGGGAAAGCCATGGAAAGCACTGCGGAAACGGAGCGCGGTTATCTGATGGCCCTGGGTTGGCTCGACTGGGAACGAATAGCGCCTTGGATCGACCGCATGCTCGCCGCCCCTGCCCCGCTGTTCCGCCGCCTCGGCCTCGCGGCCTGTGGCATGCATCGCCACGACCCCGGCCCTGCCCTGCTGACCGGACTTTCCGATGCCGACCCCAGCGTGGTGGCACGCGCCGCCCGCACCGCCGGTGAATTACGTCGACGGGACTTGCTGCCGACGATTCGGGCCCACCGCCGACACCAGGATCCAGCCACGCGTTTCTGGGCCAACTGGGCCACTGCGCAAATGGGCGATGAGCAAGCCTTGGAACCCCTGCGCGAGTTTGCCGAGCAATCGGGCGAGTTCCAGTACCGCGCATGCTGTGTATTGCTGGCCTGGCAGAAGCGCGAACCCAGCATCGCCTGGATACGCCAGCTGGTACAGAATCCTGCGCAGCGGCGCATCGGCATCCAGGCCCTTGGGTTACTGGGCGATCCGGTCAGCGTGCCGTGGCTGATCCAGCAGATGAGCGACCTGCCTTATGCCCGCGTCGCCGGGGAAGCCTTCAGCCTGATGACTGGCGCCGACTTGGCGTTGCTTGACTTGGAATTGAAGGACTCGCCGGACTTCGATGCGGGCCCGAACGACGACCCTCAGGACCCCAATGTCGCCATGGACCCCGATGAGGACCTGCCTTGGCCCGATCCGCAGGCAATCGAAGTCTGGTGGCAGGCTCATGGTGGCGATTTCCAAGTGGGTACTGGTTATGTGTTGGGGTTAGCGCAGAGCGAAAGCAGTTTTCGGCAGGCCCTTGTCCGGGGCCAGCAACGCCAGCGCATTGCCGCCGCTTGTGGCGTTGCACGCTATCGGCCAAACGAAGTGCTTTTCCCTACCAGCGCACCGGCCCGGCGGCAAAAGCGGCTGCTGGGCAAACCGGCGGGATTGGGGCGATGA
- a CDS encoding ABC transporter substrate-binding protein, whose translation MIRFSKTLATLLLCGVASLAQAAETAICYNCPPEWADWGTQLKAIADTTGVQVPLDNKNSGQALAQLVAEQAAPVADVVYYGVTFGLQAQKAGVVGTYKPKGWEQIPAGLKDPQGHWFAIHSGTLGIMVNVDALGGLPVPQSWGDLLKPEYKGMVGYLDPSSAFVGYVSAVAINQAMGGSLDDFAPAIDYFQKLAKNSPIVPKQTAYARVLSGELPILVDYDFNAYRARYKDKANVAFVIPKEGSISVPYVMSIVGNAPHRANAEIVLDFVLSEQGQALWAKAYLRPVRAMKMPADIAAQFLPDSDYARAGVVNYEQMAAAQEAFSARYLREVK comes from the coding sequence ATGATCCGCTTCAGTAAAACCCTGGCGACGTTGCTGCTGTGCGGCGTTGCCAGCCTGGCCCAGGCCGCCGAGACGGCGATTTGCTACAACTGCCCGCCGGAATGGGCCGACTGGGGCACGCAACTCAAGGCAATTGCCGATACCACTGGAGTACAGGTCCCGCTGGACAACAAGAACTCCGGGCAGGCATTGGCGCAACTGGTGGCCGAACAGGCCGCACCGGTGGCTGATGTGGTGTATTACGGTGTGACGTTTGGTTTGCAGGCGCAAAAGGCCGGGGTGGTCGGCACTTATAAACCCAAGGGCTGGGAGCAGATCCCGGCAGGTTTGAAGGACCCGCAGGGACATTGGTTTGCCATTCATTCCGGCACCTTGGGCATCATGGTCAACGTCGATGCGCTGGGTGGCCTGCCCGTGCCGCAAAGCTGGGGCGATCTGCTCAAGCCTGAATACAAAGGCATGGTTGGCTACCTGGATCCGTCCAGCGCGTTCGTCGGCTACGTCTCTGCCGTCGCGATCAACCAGGCCATGGGTGGGAGCCTGGACGACTTCGCTCCGGCGATCGATTACTTCCAGAAACTGGCGAAAAACTCGCCCATTGTGCCTAAGCAGACGGCTTACGCGCGGGTGCTGTCCGGCGAATTGCCGATCCTGGTGGATTACGATTTCAACGCCTATCGGGCCCGTTACAAGGACAAGGCCAACGTTGCCTTTGTGATTCCCAAGGAAGGCAGCATCAGCGTGCCTTACGTGATGAGCATCGTCGGCAACGCCCCCCATCGGGCCAACGCCGAGATAGTCTTGGATTTTGTGCTGTCCGAACAAGGCCAGGCGCTTTGGGCCAAGGCGTACCTGAGGCCGGTGCGAGCCATGAAGATGCCTGCCGATATCGCCGCGCAGTTCCTGCCTGACAGCGATTACGCCCGGGCTGGCGTGGTCAACTACGAGCAAATGGCGGCGGCGCAGGAAGCCTTTTCCGCACGTTACCTGCGAGAGGTCAAGTAA
- a CDS encoding DUF6484 domain-containing protein encodes MTVEYHLPASSTATPARVEGVVIGVLLDVPKADAPVVAFPGCPADTGLAARTTTPLTREDIGAQVALMFEAGDVARPLVIGRIQRLPETVTPAIAHLDGERLEFTAEREIVLRCGKASITLTRAGKVIIRGTYLSSRSSGVNRIKGGSVQIN; translated from the coding sequence ATGACCGTTGAATACCACCTCCCCGCCTCCTCCACCGCCACGCCCGCGCGCGTGGAGGGCGTCGTGATTGGCGTGCTGTTGGATGTGCCCAAGGCGGACGCCCCGGTAGTGGCCTTCCCCGGTTGCCCTGCTGACACTGGCCTCGCCGCGCGCACCACCACCCCGCTCACCCGCGAAGACATCGGAGCCCAGGTCGCCCTGATGTTCGAGGCCGGCGACGTGGCCCGGCCGCTGGTGATCGGGCGCATCCAGCGCCTGCCGGAAACCGTGACGCCTGCCATCGCTCACCTGGATGGCGAGCGCTTGGAATTTACAGCCGAGCGGGAAATCGTCCTGCGCTGCGGCAAGGCCAGCATCACTCTGACCCGCGCAGGCAAAGTGATCATCCGTGGCACCTACCTTTCCAGCCGCTCCAGCGGGGTCAACCGCATCAAGGGCGGTTCGGTGCAGATTAACTAG
- a CDS encoding DUF2169 family type VI secretion system accessory protein, translating into MELLNASKLVAAYTMGMASDGRESLVVVAKGTFDLPLDGRVATLADIQQPLLMADTFLGEPGLSAPRQEMDFAPVKPFCDVLVCGKAYAPGGRPVTQLTAGIRVGQMTKAFSVLGPRLWQPGLLGASPGLPQPFTAQDISYAQAFGGSHPMANEPDMRHCYPANPAGCGWYPHRLGSADILGMPMPNTEELGKPIDSPSGDFRPMALGPVGRSWPQRARFAGTYDDAWLADCFPFLPGDFDNRYFQAAPDDQQVPHLRGGEIVQLLNLTPQERAGFRIPEMAVPVTFFLKKGGHETVQAVIDTLLIDTDARHVQLTWRVSRPLRRNMFEIAQVLVGTMSTGWWRARELGKGYYPSLSSLVKGKPAAEEAN; encoded by the coding sequence ATGGAACTGCTCAACGCCAGCAAACTGGTGGCTGCCTACACCATGGGCATGGCAAGCGACGGCCGCGAATCCCTGGTCGTGGTGGCCAAGGGTACTTTCGATCTGCCGTTGGACGGCCGCGTCGCAACTCTCGCTGACATCCAGCAACCGCTGCTGATGGCCGACACTTTTCTTGGCGAACCGGGCCTCAGCGCCCCTCGGCAGGAAATGGACTTCGCCCCGGTCAAGCCATTTTGCGACGTACTGGTGTGTGGCAAAGCCTACGCGCCAGGCGGCCGGCCCGTGACGCAGTTGACTGCGGGCATTCGGGTTGGTCAGATGACCAAAGCCTTTTCCGTCCTTGGCCCCCGTCTATGGCAGCCAGGACTATTGGGCGCTTCTCCTGGCTTGCCGCAGCCCTTCACCGCGCAGGACATCTCGTATGCCCAAGCCTTTGGAGGCAGCCATCCGATGGCGAACGAGCCCGACATGCGTCACTGCTACCCAGCCAATCCGGCCGGTTGCGGCTGGTATCCGCACCGTCTGGGTAGTGCTGACATCCTGGGCATGCCAATGCCGAACACCGAGGAATTGGGTAAGCCAATCGACAGCCCCTCTGGCGACTTTCGTCCGATGGCCCTCGGCCCGGTTGGTCGTAGCTGGCCGCAACGCGCCCGCTTCGCTGGTACTTACGACGATGCCTGGTTGGCCGACTGCTTTCCGTTTCTGCCAGGGGATTTCGACAATCGCTACTTCCAGGCAGCCCCTGACGACCAGCAGGTTCCTCACCTGCGTGGCGGCGAGATCGTACAGCTGCTCAACCTCACGCCCCAGGAGCGTGCAGGCTTTCGCATCCCCGAAATGGCTGTGCCGGTGACTTTCTTCCTGAAAAAAGGCGGTCATGAGACTGTGCAGGCGGTGATCGACACCTTGCTGATCGACACCGACGCTCGCCATGTGCAGTTAACCTGGCGTGTTTCCCGTCCGCTACGCCGCAATATGTTCGAGATCGCTCAGGTGCTGGTCGGCACTATGTCTACGGGCTGGTGGCGCGCCCGTGAACTGGGCAAGGGTTATTATCCGTCGCTCTCCTCCCTGGTGAAAGGCAAGCCGGCTGCCGAGGAGGCGAACTGA
- a CDS encoding site-specific integrase translates to MNNTDTPQVVLEGPLELHGLAENTRAAAEAFIAAGTAANTVRSYRSAFAYWAAWLQLRYRRALGDGALPPSVVVQFIVDHLARPDGAGGWTHLLPANVDAALIAASVKSKPGVLAFSTVSHRLAVLAKWHRLNEWDNPCEVAAVKTLLREAHKAQARQGVTLRKKTAVVLEPLQAMLATCTDGVRGLRDRALLLLAWSGGGRRRSEVIGLQIEDLRRLDTDTWLYALGATKTDTGGVRREKPLRGVAAQALNAWLAAAPACTGPLFRRLYKGGKVGTSGLSGDQVARIVKRRAQLAGLDGDWAAHSLRSGFVTEAGRQGVPLGEVMAMTEHRSVTTVMSYFQAGELLNSRAGDLLKPDQDSQHPPGSQDHRYPVKN, encoded by the coding sequence ATGAATAATACAGATACTCCGCAAGTGGTATTAGAAGGACCGCTGGAACTGCATGGACTGGCCGAAAACACCCGCGCCGCCGCCGAAGCGTTCATTGCCGCCGGCACCGCCGCCAATACGGTGCGCAGCTACCGCAGCGCCTTCGCTTACTGGGCGGCCTGGTTGCAGCTGCGCTACAGACGTGCGCTCGGTGATGGCGCCCTGCCGCCTTCCGTGGTGGTGCAGTTCATCGTCGATCATCTTGCTCGTCCGGACGGCGCTGGCGGCTGGACGCACTTGCTGCCCGCCAACGTCGATGCGGCACTGATCGCCGCCAGTGTCAAAAGCAAGCCGGGGGTGCTGGCATTCAGCACCGTCAGCCACCGCCTGGCGGTATTGGCCAAATGGCACCGTTTGAACGAGTGGGATAACCCCTGCGAAGTCGCGGCGGTCAAGACCCTGCTGCGCGAGGCGCATAAGGCCCAGGCGCGCCAGGGCGTCACCCTGCGCAAGAAGACCGCCGTGGTTCTTGAACCGCTGCAGGCGATGCTGGCCACCTGTACTGACGGCGTGCGCGGGCTACGCGACCGCGCCCTGCTGCTGTTAGCCTGGAGTGGCGGAGGTCGGCGCCGCTCTGAAGTGATTGGCTTGCAGATCGAGGACCTGCGTCGGCTCGACACCGACACCTGGCTCTATGCGCTCGGTGCGACCAAGACCGATACCGGTGGGGTGCGCCGGGAAAAACCGCTCCGTGGCGTGGCGGCGCAAGCGCTAAACGCTTGGCTGGCAGCGGCACCGGCCTGCACCGGACCGCTGTTTCGTCGGTTGTACAAGGGCGGCAAGGTGGGTACGTCAGGACTGTCCGGCGACCAGGTCGCCCGCATCGTCAAACGCCGTGCGCAACTGGCCGGTTTGGACGGAGACTGGGCGGCCCACAGCCTGCGTTCCGGCTTTGTCACGGAAGCCGGCCGCCAGGGTGTTCCCTTGGGTGAGGTGATGGCAATGACTGAACACCGCAGCGTGACTACCGTGATGAGCTACTTTCAAGCCGGTGAATTGCTGAACAGTCGCGCCGGGGATTTGCTCAAGCCGGACCAGGATTCGCAACATCCGCCGGGTAGCCAGGACCATCGTTATCCGGTTAAGAACTAA
- a CDS encoding ABC transporter permease → MRLTAAWALAPAAAVLFAFWLLPLAHLIVLGGQSRDGSASGYWQVLSSAQYLGSLAQTCLLALATTLAALLVGGISGFFLSRQRFFGRSLLVALLTFPLAFPGVVVGFLVILLAGRQGLFASLGMELAGERWIFAYSLMGLCIGYLYFSIPRVILTVMAACESLDRSLEEAAQSLGAGPWRVTCDVIVPGLAPALVSCGAICFATSMGAFGTAFTLGTRLNVTPVAIYNVFTNYANFAVAAALSVVLGALTWAVLLLARRLAKNSRTVL, encoded by the coding sequence TTGCGGCTGACCGCGGCCTGGGCCCTGGCGCCTGCCGCAGCGGTGTTGTTCGCGTTCTGGCTGTTGCCGTTGGCACACCTGATCGTACTGGGTGGGCAAAGTCGTGATGGCAGCGCGAGCGGCTATTGGCAGGTGCTGAGCAGCGCGCAATACCTGGGCAGCCTGGCGCAGACCTGCCTGCTGGCCCTGGCGACAACCCTTGCGGCGCTGCTGGTGGGCGGCATCAGTGGTTTTTTTCTCAGTCGCCAGCGTTTCTTCGGTCGTTCGCTCCTGGTCGCCTTGTTGACTTTCCCACTGGCATTCCCCGGTGTGGTCGTCGGGTTCCTGGTGATTCTGCTGGCCGGTCGACAAGGCTTGTTTGCCAGCCTCGGCATGGAGCTGGCGGGTGAACGCTGGATTTTTGCCTACTCGCTGATGGGACTGTGCATCGGTTACCTGTACTTCTCGATCCCGCGGGTGATCCTCACGGTGATGGCCGCGTGCGAAAGCCTGGATCGCAGCCTGGAAGAGGCGGCTCAATCACTGGGGGCCGGACCTTGGCGGGTGACCTGTGATGTCATCGTTCCGGGGCTGGCGCCAGCACTGGTGTCCTGCGGGGCGATCTGCTTTGCGACGTCCATGGGGGCGTTCGGTACGGCTTTCACCTTGGGTACCCGGCTCAACGTGACACCGGTGGCGATCTACAACGTGTTCACCAACTACGCCAATTTCGCCGTGGCCGCCGCATTGTCGGTGGTGCTGGGGGCGCTGACCTGGGCGGTGCTGCTACTGGCCAGGCGCCTGGCGAAAAATTCGAGGACAGTCTTGTGA
- a CDS encoding LacI family DNA-binding transcriptional regulator — protein MTDLKEVARLAGVSRATAARTFASPEVVRPATREQVFAAARQLGFRPNRLGRQLRLQVTKLIGVVVPNLLNPVFAEQFQAMERAARLRGYNLLLATTDYSSERESVVVEELLRQRVDGLVLTVTDAESNRVLQNLDNEDTPFVLAYHQPGNPDYSAVSVDNRAGMALATRYLLEAGHWRIGMVAGPALQSDRARQRYAGYCDAMREAGLDSLPVIEMPAHTQADFAAIEPLLQGPQALSALVCSNDLLAISLIAQLRRNGWHVPKQLSVIGFDGIALGTQMHPTLCSVVQPIEALACTVIDQLLAQIAGATPVSHCLPCHIRPGESTQPYEETLDDPLQ, from the coding sequence ATGACTGATTTAAAAGAAGTGGCACGGTTGGCGGGGGTATCGCGGGCGACTGCGGCGCGTACCTTTGCGTCCCCTGAAGTGGTCCGTCCAGCCACCCGGGAACAGGTCTTCGCCGCCGCGCGCCAGCTGGGTTTCCGGCCTAATCGTCTCGGCCGCCAACTACGCCTGCAAGTGACCAAGCTGATCGGCGTGGTGGTGCCCAACCTGCTCAACCCGGTCTTCGCCGAGCAATTCCAGGCGATGGAGCGCGCGGCGCGTCTGCGCGGTTACAACCTGCTGCTGGCCACGACCGACTACAGCAGCGAGCGTGAAAGCGTGGTGGTCGAGGAGTTGTTGCGACAGCGCGTCGATGGCCTCGTTCTCACGGTGACCGACGCCGAGAGTAACCGCGTGCTGCAAAACCTGGACAACGAGGACACACCTTTTGTCCTGGCCTATCACCAGCCGGGCAATCCGGACTACAGCGCCGTGTCGGTGGACAATCGCGCCGGCATGGCCCTCGCCACCCGTTATCTGCTGGAAGCCGGTCATTGGCGCATTGGCATGGTTGCGGGCCCTGCCCTGCAGTCCGACCGCGCTCGCCAGCGGTATGCCGGTTATTGCGACGCGATGCGCGAGGCCGGCCTCGACAGCCTGCCGGTGATTGAAATGCCGGCCCACACCCAGGCCGACTTCGCCGCCATCGAGCCACTGCTGCAAGGCCCGCAGGCGCTCAGCGCGTTGGTCTGCTCCAACGATTTATTGGCGATCAGCCTGATTGCGCAGCTGCGGCGCAACGGTTGGCACGTGCCCAAGCAACTCTCGGTCATTGGCTTTGATGGCATCGCCCTTGGCACCCAGATGCACCCGACGCTGTGCAGTGTCGTCCAGCCCATCGAAGCGCTGGCCTGCACCGTGATCGACCAACTGCTGGCGCAGATCGCCGGCGCCACACCGGTTTCCCATTGCCTGCCCTGCCATATCCGACCGGGCGAAAGCACTCAACCCTACGAGGAGACGCTTGATGATCCGCTTCAGTAA